A region of uncultured Desulfobacter sp. DNA encodes the following proteins:
- the atzF gene encoding allophanate hydrolase, protein MMNLTIEHLHNSYKDRTLTPGDLIGSLMPICRKDQNNVWIRLLTEDEVAPYLKRLEGETPETLPLYGIPFAIKDNIDLAGIPTTAGCPEYSYTPEKSAFVVEQLINAGAIPVGKTNMDQFATGLVGTRSPYGACKNSFHPDYISGGSSSGSAVALAKEMCSFSLGTDTAGSGRVPAAFNNILGVKPSKGLLSTTGVVPACRSLDCVSIFALCAKDAQKIFQTAAVFDPQDPFSRKAPGALKQTFNKYRFTFGVPAAKDLNFFGNTDYEHCFKKSIDLLLGMGGTCIEIDFSFFLDAAQLLYQGPWVAERAAAVGDFLLENPDAGVPVTRQIICDGKPWTAREVFSCIYKLQALKKKTDAILESVDFLVTPTAGTCYTIDAVNADPVRLNSNLGYYTNYMNLLDYCSLAVPTGLTQTVPFGVTLVGQAFEDLQLLQAGAFLHAQAALPMGCGSDAPPLPAQSLPRDTVQLAVCGAHLKGLPLHHQLTDLGALLLQKTHTANVYRMFALKSDPPKPGLIRDEKAGAAIEVEIYSLSASAFGRFVQQIPHPLGIGKLELSDGSWVSGFIAEPVVKESGNEITKFGGWRTYLQCCSFI, encoded by the coding sequence ATGATGAATCTGACCATTGAACACCTGCACAACAGTTATAAAGACCGGACCCTGACACCCGGCGACCTGATTGGCAGCCTGATGCCAATCTGCCGCAAGGATCAAAACAATGTCTGGATCCGCCTGTTAACTGAAGATGAGGTGGCGCCTTATCTTAAACGACTGGAAGGTGAAACACCCGAAACGCTTCCACTGTACGGGATCCCCTTTGCCATTAAGGACAATATTGATCTGGCAGGCATTCCCACCACGGCCGGGTGCCCGGAATACAGCTATACGCCTGAAAAATCGGCCTTTGTGGTTGAGCAGCTGATCAATGCCGGTGCCATCCCCGTGGGCAAAACCAACATGGATCAATTTGCCACGGGCCTTGTGGGAACACGATCCCCATATGGTGCCTGCAAAAACAGCTTTCATCCCGATTATATTTCAGGGGGCTCCAGCAGCGGCTCGGCCGTTGCCCTGGCAAAGGAAATGTGCAGTTTTTCCCTGGGAACGGATACCGCAGGGTCGGGACGGGTGCCGGCGGCGTTTAACAACATTCTTGGGGTAAAGCCCAGCAAGGGCCTGCTCAGCACCACAGGCGTGGTCCCTGCCTGCCGCAGCCTGGACTGTGTATCGATTTTTGCTTTGTGTGCCAAAGATGCGCAAAAAATTTTTCAGACTGCCGCCGTTTTTGATCCACAGGATCCCTTTTCCCGGAAGGCCCCCGGAGCCTTGAAACAAACCTTTAATAAATATAGGTTCACCTTTGGGGTGCCGGCGGCAAAAGATCTTAATTTTTTTGGCAATACAGACTATGAACATTGCTTTAAAAAAAGTATTGATCTGCTCCTTGGTATGGGCGGTACCTGCATCGAAATTGATTTTTCTTTCTTTCTTGATGCAGCGCAGTTGTTGTACCAGGGCCCATGGGTGGCGGAACGAGCCGCTGCGGTTGGCGATTTTTTACTGGAAAACCCGGATGCCGGCGTTCCCGTAACCCGCCAGATCATCTGCGACGGCAAACCATGGACCGCCCGGGAGGTTTTCTCCTGCATTTATAAGCTGCAGGCGCTTAAGAAAAAAACCGATGCAATCTTAGAGTCAGTTGATTTCCTGGTCACTCCCACGGCCGGCACCTGTTATACCATTGATGCGGTGAATGCCGATCCTGTCCGGCTGAATAGCAATTTGGGGTATTATACCAACTATATGAACCTACTGGATTACTGCAGCCTGGCCGTTCCCACAGGTCTGACACAGACTGTTCCCTTTGGCGTCACCCTTGTGGGCCAAGCGTTTGAGGACTTGCAACTGCTCCAGGCCGGTGCATTTCTTCATGCCCAGGCGGCCCTTCCCATGGGATGCGGGTCGGATGCGCCGCCGCTTCCTGCACAATCTTTACCCAGAGACACCGTGCAGCTTGCAGTCTGTGGTGCCCATCTTAAAGGATTGCCCCTCCACCACCAGTTAACCGACCTGGGTGCGCTCCTATTACAAAAAACCCATACGGCCAATGTCTATCGTATGTTTGCCCTGAAAAGCGACCCTCCAAAACCCGGATTGATCCGTGATGAGAAAGCCGGAGCAGCCATTGAAGTTGAAATTTATTCGCTTTCGGCATCGGCATTCGGCCGATTTGTCCAACAGATCCCCCACCCTCTGGGCATTGGAAAATTGGAATTATCCGACGGCAGCTGGGTTTCAGGCTTTATCGCAGAGCCGGTTGTAAAGGAATCCGGCAATGAAATCACGAAATTTGGCGGCTGGCGAACTTATCTTCAATGCTGTTCATTTATATGA
- the uca gene encoding urea carboxylase, giving the protein MFTKVLVANRGEIAVRIIRTLKKMNIASVAVYSEADAHAMHVLEADESILIGPPAAAQSYLNTTRILSAARQCGAQAIHPGYGFLSENADFADQCAQAGIRFIGPSGSHIREFGLKHRARQLAEKFDVPLVPGSQLLPSLDEALLAAAGIGYPVMLKSTSGGGGIGMALCESDHELSQAWDRIKRLSENNFNDGGLFLEKYIAAARHIEVQIFGDGRGNALILGDRDCSVQRRNQKVIEETPAPGLSDDLRGNLHAAARRLAQGVGYESAGTVEFVYDTRAGRFYFLEVNTRLQVEHCVTEAVFGIDLVAWMIQLAAGDLPPLASITPKPSGAAIEVRIYAEDPGKAFQPSTGLLTQVVFPESVRVDSWVATGTFVSAFYDPLLSKLIVHGPTREEAVPALKNALAETRLKGIETNLHLLRSICELPSFQQGTYTTRILDNYTYLAPTICVDAPGMQTTVQDFPGRVGYWAVGVPPSGPMDMLNHRLANRIAGNPPEAAALEITVKGPDLTFNAETIFVLTGADIRATLDGEPVPRYTPVTAPAGAVLKSGIAVDGQRACLAVRGGIDVPPYMGSRSTFTLGQFGGHGGRSLQTGDVLWTGNLKESKPCALEPSQWPELTDRWEIGVLYGPHGAPDFFTPKDMETFFSTDWEIHYNSSRTGVRLIGPGPEWARSDGGEAGLHPSNIHDTPYAVGAVDYTGDMPVILGPDGPSLGGFVCPVTIVQAELWKTGQLKAGNRVRFRLLTPEEAGILEKSQETLIQDLELPEPMAPLKQRTFTPSETPVIHQFSIDGDIRVVCRRSGDKNLLIEFGEPVLDLTLRFHVHTLMLALEEKQLKGILDLTPGVRSLQIHYDSRLQPPEALLETIELVQKTLSGRQNRKVPARIVHLPLSWDDPATHKAIERYTQSVRPDAPWCPSNIEFIRRINGLESVEDVKNVLFKASYLVMGLGDVYLGAPVATPLDPRYRLVTTKYNPARTWTPENAVGIGGAYLCVYGMEGPGGYQFVGRTVQMWNRYNVTDEFKPGKPWLLRFFDQIRFYPVDHDTLMEMRKNLPYGLAGIRIEESEFDLDAYEAFLDENKESIHRFKERQQAAFEAERWQWIKNGQLNFSSEIPEHAENSDAVAVMPGCETVDSAITGSLWQMQVKEGDAVKEGQTIAILECMKMEVDLKSCCNGEVCQIFCSPGDLVSSGQHLVSIKPCQGDA; this is encoded by the coding sequence ATGTTCACAAAAGTACTGGTGGCCAACCGGGGGGAGATTGCCGTAAGAATCATCCGCACCCTGAAAAAAATGAATATTGCCTCGGTGGCGGTCTACTCCGAGGCCGATGCCCATGCCATGCACGTGCTGGAAGCCGACGAAAGCATTCTGATCGGACCGCCTGCTGCCGCACAAAGTTACCTGAACACAACGCGTATTTTATCCGCCGCCCGGCAATGCGGTGCCCAGGCCATCCACCCGGGTTACGGATTTTTAAGCGAAAATGCCGATTTTGCCGACCAGTGCGCACAGGCCGGTATTCGTTTCATTGGTCCAAGCGGCTCCCATATCCGGGAGTTTGGCCTGAAACATCGTGCAAGGCAGTTGGCAGAAAAATTCGATGTGCCGCTGGTGCCGGGTTCACAACTTCTGCCGTCCCTGGATGAAGCCCTTTTGGCGGCCGCGGGCATCGGCTACCCTGTCATGCTTAAAAGCACCTCGGGCGGCGGCGGTATCGGCATGGCACTTTGCGAATCAGACCATGAGCTGTCCCAGGCCTGGGACCGGATCAAACGCTTAAGTGAAAATAATTTCAACGATGGCGGCCTTTTCCTGGAAAAATATATTGCCGCGGCCCGGCACATTGAAGTCCAGATATTCGGGGACGGCCGGGGCAACGCCCTGATTTTAGGAGACCGGGACTGCTCGGTTCAGCGAAGAAACCAGAAAGTGATCGAGGAGACCCCTGCCCCCGGGCTGTCTGACGACCTTAGAGGCAATCTTCATGCAGCCGCCAGGCGTCTGGCCCAAGGCGTTGGCTATGAATCTGCGGGCACCGTGGAGTTTGTTTACGATACCCGTGCCGGACGGTTTTATTTTTTAGAGGTGAACACCAGGCTTCAGGTGGAGCATTGCGTCACCGAAGCGGTTTTCGGCATTGACCTTGTGGCATGGATGATACAGCTTGCAGCAGGAGACCTGCCGCCCTTGGCCAGTATAACACCAAAGCCTTCGGGGGCTGCCATTGAAGTGCGTATTTATGCCGAGGATCCCGGAAAAGCATTTCAACCCAGCACCGGACTTTTGACCCAGGTCGTTTTTCCTGAATCTGTACGGGTGGACAGCTGGGTTGCCACCGGAACCTTTGTCTCCGCCTTTTACGACCCGCTTCTATCCAAGCTCATCGTCCATGGCCCAACCCGTGAAGAGGCAGTCCCTGCGCTGAAAAATGCCCTGGCCGAAACCCGTTTGAAAGGCATTGAAACCAATCTTCATCTTTTGCGCAGCATCTGTGAGCTTCCTTCATTTCAACAGGGAACCTATACCACCCGGATTCTGGATAACTATACTTACCTGGCCCCCACCATCTGCGTGGATGCGCCGGGCATGCAGACCACGGTGCAGGACTTTCCGGGCAGGGTCGGATACTGGGCTGTGGGCGTGCCGCCCTCGGGTCCCATGGATATGCTCAACCACCGTCTGGCCAACCGCATTGCCGGAAATCCGCCGGAAGCCGCCGCCCTTGAAATTACGGTCAAAGGTCCGGATCTGACCTTTAATGCGGAAACGATTTTTGTGCTCACCGGCGCAGATATCCGGGCCACCCTGGACGGCGAACCTGTCCCCCGGTATACGCCTGTGACAGCACCGGCCGGTGCCGTTCTGAAAAGCGGCATTGCCGTTGATGGCCAAAGGGCCTGCCTTGCGGTGCGCGGCGGTATTGATGTCCCGCCGTATATGGGCAGCCGTTCCACATTTACTCTGGGGCAGTTCGGTGGCCATGGCGGCCGCAGCCTTCAGACCGGAGATGTCCTCTGGACGGGTAACCTGAAGGAATCGAAACCCTGTGCTCTGGAGCCGTCCCAATGGCCTGAGCTCACAGACCGATGGGAGATCGGCGTATTATACGGCCCCCACGGTGCCCCGGATTTTTTTACCCCCAAAGACATGGAAACATTTTTCAGCACCGACTGGGAGATCCATTATAACTCTTCACGCACCGGTGTCCGTCTGATCGGGCCGGGGCCGGAATGGGCACGGTCGGATGGCGGAGAGGCCGGACTTCATCCATCCAATATCCATGACACCCCCTATGCCGTGGGCGCTGTGGATTATACCGGCGACATGCCGGTGATCCTGGGACCCGATGGACCCAGCCTTGGCGGCTTTGTATGTCCGGTGACCATTGTGCAGGCAGAACTGTGGAAAACCGGACAGCTTAAGGCCGGCAACCGGGTTCGCTTTCGTTTGCTCACGCCTGAAGAGGCCGGGATACTTGAAAAGAGCCAGGAAACATTGATTCAGGACCTGGAACTGCCCGAACCTATGGCACCATTAAAGCAAAGAACGTTTACGCCTTCGGAAACGCCCGTTATTCACCAATTTTCCATTGACGGCGACATCCGGGTGGTATGCCGGAGATCAGGCGACAAGAACCTGCTCATTGAATTTGGCGAACCTGTGCTGGATCTGACCCTTCGCTTCCATGTCCACACCCTGATGCTGGCACTGGAAGAAAAACAACTCAAGGGCATACTGGATCTGACCCCCGGCGTCAGATCTTTGCAGATTCATTACGACAGCCGGCTGCAGCCCCCGGAGGCCTTGCTGGAAACCATTGAATTGGTTCAAAAGACCCTTTCAGGCCGGCAGAACCGTAAGGTTCCTGCCCGTATTGTCCACCTTCCCTTGAGCTGGGATGATCCTGCCACCCACAAGGCCATTGAACGCTATACACAGTCGGTTCGGCCGGATGCTCCCTGGTGTCCCTCTAATATCGAGTTTATCCGCCGCATCAACGGACTTGAAAGCGTTGAGGATGTCAAAAATGTGCTCTTCAAAGCCAGTTATCTCGTGATGGGCCTGGGCGATGTCTATTTAGGCGCCCCTGTGGCCACCCCCCTGGACCCAAGATACCGGCTGGTCACCACCAAATATAATCCCGCCCGGACCTGGACCCCGGAAAATGCCGTTGGCATCGGCGGGGCCTACCTGTGCGTCTACGGCATGGAAGGTCCCGGCGGTTACCAGTTTGTGGGCCGCACCGTTCAGATGTGGAACCGGTATAATGTGACAGATGAGTTCAAACCCGGGAAACCCTGGCTGTTGCGTTTCTTTGATCAGATCCGCTTCTACCCGGTGGACCACGATACTTTGATGGAGATGAGAAAAAATCTGCCCTACGGCCTGGCCGGCATCCGCATCGAAGAAAGTGAATTCGACCTGGATGCCTATGAGGCATTTCTGGATGAAAACAAAGAAAGTATTCATCGGTTTAAAGAGAGACAGCAGGCCGCCTTTGAGGCGGAACGCTGGCAGTGGATCAAGAACGGCCAGCTCAATTTCAGCAGCGAAATTCCGGAACATGCCGAAAATTCCGATGCCGTGGCCGTGATGCCGGGATGTGAGACTGTGGACAGCGCCATAACCGGAAGCCTTTGGCAAATGCAGGTCAAGGAAGGCGATGCCGTGAAGGAGGGACAGACCATTGCCATTCTTGAATGCATGAAAATGGAGGTGGATCTGAAATCCTGCTGCAACGGCGAAGTCTGCCAGATTTTTTGTTCACCCGGCGACCTGGTCTCTTCGGGCCAGCACCTGGTTTCCATTAAACCCTGCCAAGGAGATGCATGA
- a CDS encoding urea amidolyase associated protein UAAP1, which translates to MNNTQPLNNETVGKLRFETIVPGGWNWSHIIKKGSAVQLTDLEGGANASALFYNAANPGERYNMGDTLKIQHISYITQGHCIYSDMGRILMSVIKDTCGWNDVICGVSDADMIQARFGAKTYQDHHNDFHRNGYDSLMVELAKHALGPRDFTETINFFSKVGVSDNGDLFFVENFSKPGSCVTLRAEMDTLMVLDTGMHPLNPSSQYLRKPVKIAVMDCPPAGVDDVCRTFCPENERGFVNTEQYHL; encoded by the coding sequence ATGAATAATACACAACCCCTGAACAATGAAACCGTTGGAAAACTGCGCTTTGAAACGATTGTTCCGGGCGGATGGAACTGGTCCCATATTATTAAAAAAGGATCCGCCGTACAGCTCACGGATCTTGAAGGCGGGGCCAATGCATCGGCACTTTTCTATAATGCCGCCAACCCCGGCGAGCGCTACAATATGGGGGATACCCTTAAAATCCAGCATATTTCATATATTACCCAGGGACACTGCATCTATTCGGATATGGGCCGGATTCTCATGTCTGTCATCAAGGATACCTGCGGCTGGAACGATGTCATCTGCGGGGTTTCCGATGCCGACATGATCCAGGCCCGTTTCGGTGCCAAGACTTACCAGGACCACCACAATGACTTTCATCGCAACGGTTACGACTCTTTAATGGTGGAACTTGCAAAACACGCCCTGGGTCCCAGGGATTTTACCGAGACCATCAATTTTTTCTCAAAGGTGGGGGTATCGGACAACGGGGATCTTTTCTTTGTTGAAAATTTTTCAAAACCGGGCAGCTGCGTGACCTTAAGAGCTGAAATGGATACCCTGATGGTGCTGGACACCGGCATGCATCCCCTTAATCCCTCAAGTCAATATTTGAGAAAACCTGTAAAAATAGCCGTTATGGATTGCCCCCCTGCGGGTGTGGACGATGTCTGCCGCACATTCTGCCCCGAAAACGAGAGGGGCTTTGTCAATACAGAACAATATCATTTGTAA
- a CDS encoding urea amidolyase associated protein UAAP2, with protein MTTPLTPSALDTSDAVFTRTVAAGDGWMHLLKKGQTLRITDLHGNQAVDTIFFNADNTSERYHAANTMREQKNVYITAGTDIRSNENNVMLTVTADTCGRHDTLGSACSCESNTARYAFDKRYMHSCRDIFLKTLLDWGSGMDKRDQVCNINFFMNVPVNPEGGSNFEDGISQPMKYVEMTAKMNILVLVSNCPQLNNPCNAYNPTPVEMAIWDPA; from the coding sequence ATGACCACTCCATTGACCCCAAGCGCTCTGGATACCTCAGATGCCGTATTTACCCGGACAGTGGCAGCCGGAGACGGCTGGATGCACCTCTTAAAAAAAGGGCAGACCCTTAGAATCACCGATCTTCACGGCAACCAGGCCGTGGACACCATATTTTTCAACGCGGACAACACCAGTGAGCGCTACCATGCCGCAAACACCATGAGGGAACAAAAAAACGTATATATCACCGCGGGCACGGACATTCGCTCCAATGAGAACAATGTCATGCTCACGGTCACCGCAGATACCTGCGGCCGCCATGACACCTTGGGCAGCGCCTGCTCATGCGAAAGCAACACTGCCCGGTATGCCTTTGATAAACGGTATATGCACTCGTGCAGGGATATCTTTTTAAAGACCCTTCTGGACTGGGGCAGCGGTATGGACAAACGTGACCAGGTCTGCAATATCAACTTTTTCATGAACGTGCCGGTCAACCCGGAAGGCGGGTCCAATTTTGAGGACGGCATTTCCCAGCCCATGAAATATGTGGAGATGACGGCCAAAATGAATATCCTTGTGCTGGTCTCCAACTGCCCCCAGCTCAACAATCCTTGCAATGCATATAACCCCACTCCCGTGGAAATGGCCATCTGGGATCCGGCCTGA
- a CDS encoding ATP-binding protein produces the protein MVLSKLVKGKVSGRWLFVLAKRIDFPDGSFAGTVIGLFDVSYFDKLFAELKTSRKDTIELRDKDSNLIAFWPKSLKQSAQIGSRTVSQEIRNLIEKGSSDVTYKSVKAYNDLEQMVSLCKTDQYPFFVITGHAEYEYLRPWRNESVIALMIAAIFTLATILSAKILFKSRETELLQIESKRLAEENDRLESVIEGTQAGTWEWNVQTGEAILNERWAEIIGYSLKELSPISIDTWINNIHPDDLNSSNEMLQKHFNGETEYYDCEFRMKHKNGHWVSILDRGKVISRTDDGKPQWMFGTHIDITARKLAEVEWEKLQKKLNQAQKMESIGNLAGGIAHDFNNLLFPIIGMSELLLEDLPMESREWENVQEILRAGMRGRDLVKQILAFSRQSEHKMIPIRIQNVLDEAIKLSRATIPTSIEIYQDIQQDCGMVMADPSQIHQIGMNIITNAFHAIGNTGGKISVKLRQIALETSQALDINLSPGFYAVLSISDTGHGMSEDIIGKIFDPYFTTKEPGKGTGLGLSVVYGIINEHKGKIKVYSETGKGTTFDIYLPLIEQSDRTEAVTETKAYPGGNERILVVDDEKSVAALEASILTRLGYNVTFHVDSHKALGTFQADPNGFDLIITDMTMPDMTGDQLAIKILSIKPDMPIIICTGFSERIGKKQAENIGVSGFLMKPVMIADLAEMVRKVLDETQNT, from the coding sequence ATGGTGCTTTCAAAATTGGTCAAAGGAAAGGTATCCGGAAGATGGTTGTTTGTGCTTGCAAAAAGAATAGATTTCCCCGACGGATCATTCGCAGGGACTGTCATCGGCCTGTTTGATGTTAGTTATTTCGATAAGCTTTTTGCAGAACTCAAAACCAGTAGAAAAGACACAATAGAACTCAGGGACAAAGATTCGAATCTGATCGCCTTCTGGCCCAAAAGCCTAAAACAAAGCGCTCAGATCGGCTCTCGAACAGTGTCACAGGAGATCAGGAACCTGATTGAAAAGGGCTCTTCTGACGTAACATACAAATCAGTGAAAGCTTATAACGATCTCGAACAGATGGTATCACTATGCAAGACAGACCAATACCCCTTTTTCGTTATCACCGGACATGCCGAATACGAATATCTAAGGCCTTGGAGAAACGAATCTGTCATTGCATTGATGATTGCCGCCATATTCACTTTGGCAACGATTCTTTCTGCAAAAATTCTTTTCAAGAGCAGGGAAACAGAACTGCTACAAATCGAATCAAAACGACTGGCAGAAGAAAATGATAGGTTAGAGAGTGTGATCGAAGGTACCCAGGCTGGAACCTGGGAGTGGAATGTTCAAACCGGGGAAGCCATTTTAAATGAGCGATGGGCTGAGATCATTGGCTACAGTTTAAAAGAGTTGTCTCCAATATCAATAGATACCTGGATAAACAACATCCACCCTGATGATCTTAATTCCAGTAACGAAATGCTCCAGAAACATTTTAACGGTGAAACGGAGTACTATGATTGCGAATTCCGTATGAAGCACAAAAATGGCCACTGGGTATCGATTCTGGATCGTGGCAAGGTGATTTCCCGGACTGATGACGGCAAGCCTCAATGGATGTTTGGCACTCACATCGATATAACTGCCCGGAAGTTAGCGGAAGTGGAGTGGGAGAAACTGCAAAAGAAATTAAATCAGGCACAAAAAATGGAATCCATAGGAAATCTTGCCGGAGGGATTGCGCATGATTTCAATAATCTTTTGTTCCCTATTATCGGGATGTCTGAACTGCTTCTCGAAGATTTACCAATGGAGAGCCGTGAATGGGAAAATGTTCAAGAAATTTTAAGGGCTGGGATGAGGGGCCGTGATCTAGTGAAGCAGATTCTTGCATTCAGCAGACAATCAGAACATAAAATGATACCTATCCGAATTCAAAATGTTTTAGATGAAGCCATAAAACTATCCAGAGCCACCATCCCCACCAGCATTGAAATATATCAAGACATCCAACAAGACTGTGGAATGGTTATGGCAGATCCGTCTCAGATTCATCAAATCGGTATGAATATCATTACCAATGCTTTTCATGCCATAGGAAATACTGGCGGTAAAATATCCGTTAAATTACGGCAAATAGCTTTAGAAACTTCCCAGGCGTTGGATATTAATCTTAGCCCCGGCTTTTACGCGGTTTTGTCTATTTCAGATACCGGGCATGGAATGTCAGAGGATATTATCGGTAAAATTTTCGACCCGTATTTTACGACAAAAGAGCCGGGGAAAGGAACAGGCTTGGGTCTATCAGTTGTTTACGGTATTATTAACGAGCACAAGGGAAAAATAAAAGTTTATAGCGAAACGGGGAAAGGCACGACATTCGACATTTATCTGCCATTGATAGAACAATCTGACAGGACCGAAGCAGTGACAGAAACCAAAGCATACCCGGGAGGGAATGAACGGATTCTTGTTGTTGACGATGAAAAATCTGTTGCCGCACTTGAGGCCAGCATACTGACCCGCCTGGGTTACAACGTCACCTTCCATGTTGACAGCCATAAAGCACTGGGAACATTTCAGGCTGATCCCAATGGATTTGATCTTATCATCACAGATATGACCATGCCGGATATGACCGGCGATCAGCTTGCAATAAAGATTTTGTCGATAAAGCCGGATATGCCGATTATCATCTGTACAGGATTTAGCGAAAGGATAGGCAAGAAGCAGGCTGAAAATATTGGCGTGAGCGGTTTTTTGATGAAGCCTGTTATGATAGCAGACTTGGCTGAAATGGTTCGTAAGGTCCTGGATGAAACTCAAAATACTTGA
- a CDS encoding 6-phosphofructokinase: MNDNTVEILGNVSAQVREIINEESRETLARRRFSPEKIEIFNASHTCLEILDEYRFVKDTEAERMLPGIINNPVQQVITNPDPDENAKAQFSKPRNIGVVFSGGPAPGGHNVIAGLFDEMKRFNSASKMFGFLKGPEGLLENRYMEITASLVDDHRNMGGFGMIKTGRTKIDSGSKMEKALTVCKDLNLEALVIIGGDDSNTNAAFLSQHFKTSGIKVIGVPKTIDGDIQVKTEDGRVLCATSFGFHSAARAFAHNISNLANDSGSDVKYWHVCKVMGRVASHLTLETALQTHVNVALIGEELADYVDQERLSKARQQDGHMDYNAYGMTLRHLSRMICDIIVRRAAFGKNYGLMIIPEGILEFINEIQVFITKLNKIIADYNRIHDLDFHRSFLSLNEKLDYLRRISQGMMDKGRFPIWNVRDDELFNQLPSFFREGLLVERDLHGNFQFSQVKTEKIIMDMVKEYLDVLREQGRYKVGILRDDYVSLMESAGMDAELFAPAVFKNPQDKYVLVKPDIISLKTLKLVLVNAGMLGNEEETPQVLVNIFRKSQAEFKIQTHFYGYDGRGTDPTYFDCCYAYNLGLTAFHLITGGATGQMATIINLEKPFEHWQPAGIPIARLMHLEERKGRLELVIEKSIVDLESSAFKAFKAVREDWVAACACPDRFRNPGPIGFFPEMEEDRPLTLRLNASQSMAQA, encoded by the coding sequence TTTTGTGAAAGATACCGAGGCAGAGCGTATGCTGCCCGGCATTATTAACAATCCTGTCCAGCAGGTGATTACAAATCCTGATCCCGATGAAAATGCAAAGGCACAATTTTCAAAACCCAGAAACATCGGTGTCGTTTTTTCCGGTGGCCCGGCGCCGGGCGGTCATAATGTCATTGCAGGCCTTTTTGATGAGATGAAACGTTTCAACAGTGCGTCAAAGATGTTCGGGTTTCTTAAAGGGCCTGAAGGGTTGCTTGAAAACCGGTACATGGAGATCACCGCAAGCCTGGTGGACGACCACCGGAATATGGGCGGGTTCGGCATGATCAAAACCGGGCGCACCAAAATTGATTCCGGCAGCAAAATGGAAAAGGCCCTGACGGTATGCAAAGATTTGAACCTGGAGGCGCTGGTGATCATCGGCGGGGATGATTCCAACACCAACGCCGCCTTTCTGTCCCAGCATTTTAAAACATCGGGGATAAAAGTCATCGGCGTTCCCAAAACCATTGACGGCGATATCCAGGTCAAAACCGAAGATGGCCGCGTGTTGTGCGCCACCTCCTTTGGTTTCCATTCTGCGGCCCGGGCCTTTGCACATAATATTTCCAATCTGGCCAATGACAGCGGTTCCGATGTCAAATACTGGCATGTGTGCAAGGTCATGGGCCGGGTGGCAAGCCATCTTACGCTGGAGACAGCGCTTCAGACCCATGTGAATGTGGCCCTGATCGGTGAAGAGCTGGCAGACTATGTGGATCAGGAGCGTCTGTCCAAAGCCAGGCAGCAGGACGGACACATGGATTATAACGCCTATGGAATGACCCTGCGCCATCTGTCCCGGATGATCTGTGACATTATTGTCCGGCGGGCGGCATTCGGCAAAAATTACGGGTTGATGATCATTCCCGAAGGCATCCTGGAATTTATCAATGAGATCCAGGTGTTTATCACCAAACTCAATAAAATCATTGCAGACTATAATAGAATCCATGACTTGGATTTTCACAGGTCATTTCTCTCCCTGAACGAAAAACTGGATTATCTGCGCAGGATCTCCCAGGGCATGATGGACAAGGGGCGGTTTCCCATATGGAATGTCCGGGACGATGAACTGTTCAACCAGCTGCCTTCATTTTTCCGGGAAGGACTTCTGGTGGAAAGGGATCTTCACGGCAATTTCCAGTTTTCCCAGGTTAAAACCGAGAAGATCATCATGGACATGGTCAAAGAGTATCTTGATGTGCTTCGGGAGCAGGGGCGCTACAAGGTGGGCATTCTCAGGGATGACTATGTTTCGCTCATGGAGAGTGCGGGCATGGATGCCGAGCTGTTTGCCCCGGCGGTGTTTAAAAATCCCCAGGATAAATACGTGCTGGTCAAGCCGGATATCATCTCCCTTAAAACTTTGAAGCTTGTATTGGTCAATGCGGGCATGCTGGGCAATGAAGAAGAGACCCCCCAGGTTCTTGTCAATATATTTCGGAAGTCCCAGGCCGAATTTAAGATTCAGACCCACTTTTACGGGTATGACGGCCGGGGCACTGACCCCACCTATTTTGACTGCTGTTATGCCTACAATTTGGGGCTTACGGCCTTTCACCTGATCACGGGCGGGGCCACAGGCCAGATGGCCACCATCATTAACCTGGAAAAACCGTTTGAGCATTGGCAGCCGGCCGGAATCCCCATTGCCCGGCTCATGCACCTTGAGGAACGCAAAGGCCGCCTGGAGCTGGTTATAGAAAAGAGTATTGTTGATCTTGAATCCAGCGCATTTAAGGCTTTCAAGGCTGTAAGAGAGGATTGGGTGGCAGCCTGTGCGTGTCCTGACCGGTTCAGAAATCCCGGGCCCATAGGTTTTTTCCCAGAGATGGAAGAAGACCGGCCTTTAACGCTCCGGCTGAACGCTTCGCAATCCATGGCACAGGCCTGA